The following coding sequences lie in one Mucilaginibacter sp. KACC 22773 genomic window:
- a CDS encoding tetratricopeptide repeat protein yields the protein MDTYYTIEEKYLQAVDKLSYGKTTKGLKLLNEIISNDPLYARAHHQLGMLYYYEVKDYQTAGYHFKTCMELEPSFPDNYTHYLDLLVFLNMEKLVNNVSVKALNTPGVDTAEVYSLLGLFHEKSKDWTKALINYQKAFMEVTDHNDKIDIEQSIKRIRSKMKHTLAYTYQITE from the coding sequence ATGGACACTTATTATACTATCGAAGAAAAGTATTTGCAGGCCGTGGATAAACTCTCTTATGGTAAAACTACCAAAGGGCTTAAATTACTGAACGAAATTATCAGCAACGATCCTTTATACGCGCGTGCCCATCACCAATTGGGTATGTTATACTATTACGAAGTTAAAGATTACCAAACCGCGGGCTACCATTTTAAAACCTGTATGGAACTGGAACCTTCATTTCCGGATAACTATACACATTATCTTGATTTGCTTGTGTTTTTGAATATGGAAAAACTGGTAAACAACGTATCTGTTAAAGCCTTGAATACCCCGGGAGTTGATACCGCCGAAGTTTACAGCCTGCTTGGCTTATTCCACGAAAAAAGCAAAGACTGGACAAAAGCCTTAATTAACTATCAAAAAGCCTTTATGGAAGTAACCGACCATAACGACAAAATTGATATTGAGCAAAGCATCAAACGTATCCGCTCAAAAATGAAGCACACGCTGGCTTATACTTACCAGATAACGGAGTGA
- a CDS encoding ABC transporter ATP-binding protein has protein sequence MIAINNVHKVFNKGKANQVNAVNGITLQIKSQEFLVIVGSNGSGKTTLLNLVAGSVMPDNGTITIDDNDVTKLTDYKRSQWIARVFQNPMSGTASELSILDNFRLAAIRTRPKGLSIGINDNFKREVKEKIASLGMGLENKIEQSMGTLSGGQRQALTLLMSVMDSCKVLLLDEPTAALDPRSADVVMRTADKLISDFKLTAILITHNLKDAYTYGTRIIQMGEGLVINDLNKKEKAALKQNDLFGWFA, from the coding sequence ATGATAGCTATAAACAATGTACATAAGGTTTTCAACAAGGGAAAGGCCAACCAGGTAAACGCGGTTAATGGTATCACGCTCCAAATTAAAAGCCAGGAGTTTTTGGTGATAGTAGGCTCCAACGGATCGGGTAAAACCACGCTGCTCAACCTTGTTGCAGGCAGCGTTATGCCGGATAACGGCACAATTACTATTGATGATAACGATGTAACCAAACTGACCGATTATAAACGCAGCCAGTGGATAGCCCGTGTTTTTCAAAACCCAATGAGTGGCACGGCATCAGAGCTCAGCATCCTGGATAACTTCCGCCTGGCGGCTATTCGTACCAGGCCTAAAGGTTTATCTATCGGCATCAATGATAATTTTAAGCGCGAAGTAAAAGAGAAAATTGCCAGCCTGGGCATGGGGCTCGAAAATAAAATTGAACAATCCATGGGCACGCTATCGGGCGGACAAAGGCAGGCCCTTACGCTATTAATGAGTGTAATGGATAGCTGTAAGGTTTTACTGCTTGATGAACCTACGGCAGCGCTCGACCCCCGATCGGCCGATGTTGTGATGCGTACGGCAGATAAGCTGATCAGCGATTTTAAACTAACCGCCATATTGATCACTCATAATTTAAAAGACGCCTACACCTATGGCACACGAATAATACAAATGGGGGAGGGTTTGGTAATCAATGATTTAAATAAAAAAGAAAAGGCCGCATTAAAACAAAATGATCTTTTTGGCTGGTTTGCTTAA
- a CDS encoding ABC transporter permease, translated as MDFYLTALLQGLCFSAIALGIYISMKIFNIPDITTDGSYTLGGAVTAVMLSHHLSPYLILPTVIIAGGLAGALTGLIHTKLKINALLAGILVMTALYSVNLTIMGRSNVPLIGTASLFSLLNIVADPNQNTFILLSVFVAIITLLIGYLLKTDFGIAMRATGNSESMIRALGVNTDRMKITGLALANALTALSGYLIVQFQGFADISMGIGIVIVGLGSVIIAETLINWFRITKVWVSLALVLAGALIFQLVLAFVLAIGVDANLLKLVTAAFVLLIVSLPRLSFNKAS; from the coding sequence ATGGATTTTTACCTTACCGCTTTATTGCAGGGATTGTGCTTTTCGGCCATTGCGCTGGGAATTTATATCTCGATGAAGATTTTTAATATTCCTGATATCACCACCGATGGCAGTTACACTTTGGGCGGTGCTGTTACGGCTGTAATGCTAAGTCACCATTTATCACCGTACCTTATTTTACCTACGGTGATCATAGCGGGCGGCCTGGCCGGAGCTTTAACGGGGCTTATTCATACCAAGCTAAAAATAAATGCTTTACTGGCCGGCATCCTGGTCATGACAGCCTTGTACTCAGTCAATCTTACTATCATGGGCCGCTCCAATGTGCCGCTTATAGGTACGGCTTCGTTGTTCTCGCTTTTAAACATCGTGGCCGATCCTAACCAGAACACATTTATCCTGCTCTCTGTCTTCGTGGCAATAATAACCTTACTTATTGGCTACCTGCTCAAAACAGATTTCGGCATAGCCATGCGTGCAACCGGCAACAGCGAATCGATGATCCGTGCATTGGGTGTTAATACCGATAGGATGAAAATTACAGGCCTGGCGCTGGCCAACGCACTTACGGCACTCAGCGGATACCTCATAGTGCAGTTCCAGGGTTTCGCGGATATCAGCATGGGCATCGGGATAGTGATTGTAGGTTTAGGTTCGGTGATCATTGCCGAAACGCTCATCAACTGGTTTCGTATTACCAAAGTATGGGTTAGTTTGGCCCTGGTTTTGGCAGGGGCCCTGATATTTCAGCTGGTATTGGCCTTTGTATTGGCCATTGGTGTTGATGCCAATTTGCTTAAGCTGGTTACCGCCGCGTTTGTATTGTTAATTGTTAGTCTTCCCCGTTTATCATTCAATAAAGCCTCATGA
- a CDS encoding ABC transporter substrate-binding protein yields the protein MKFFKYIPAVLLLITIASCKPKPKAVNTPVVGFVDAFEDATISQARTGFTDALKKEGFSEDKKTVQIEYRNAQGNIPTLTQITNYFVSEKVDLLATCTTLATVTALQNTKTIPDFAMVSPVPERMKLLNDKGEAPANLFGALEDLNYIDTSFSIIPKLLKPKGAKLVIGMIYNQAEPQSADALNRIKSLAEKQNVTIVALPVNTSADAQLVTQSLLSKNIDAFFANPDNTVFASFETILKSCNEKNVPIFTSEAGLVQRGAVAAFGADIYQWGYQAGVQAAQYLKTHKTDGLKWEMVKVRKRVYNPAAAKKYNITVPANFEAVK from the coding sequence ATGAAGTTTTTCAAATACATTCCCGCCGTTTTATTATTGATTACCATAGCATCATGTAAGCCCAAACCAAAGGCAGTAAATACCCCGGTTGTTGGTTTTGTTGATGCTTTTGAAGATGCAACCATATCCCAGGCCCGTACCGGCTTTACCGATGCCTTAAAAAAAGAGGGCTTTAGCGAAGACAAGAAAACGGTACAGATAGAGTACCGCAACGCCCAGGGAAATATCCCCACCCTCACCCAGATTACCAATTACTTTGTATCCGAAAAGGTTGACCTGCTGGCTACCTGCACCACTTTGGCTACCGTAACCGCCTTGCAAAACACCAAAACCATTCCCGATTTTGCAATGGTATCGCCTGTACCCGAAAGAATGAAACTATTGAATGATAAAGGTGAGGCTCCTGCAAACCTGTTTGGTGCTTTGGAGGACCTTAATTATATCGATACGTCGTTCTCTATCATCCCCAAATTGCTGAAGCCTAAAGGGGCTAAATTGGTTATCGGGATGATTTATAATCAAGCTGAACCGCAGTCGGCAGATGCGCTTAACCGGATTAAATCATTAGCCGAAAAGCAAAACGTAACCATTGTTGCTTTGCCGGTAAACACATCGGCAGATGCCCAGCTGGTTACACAATCGTTGTTAAGTAAAAATATTGATGCCTTTTTTGCCAACCCAGATAATACCGTTTTTGCATCTTTTGAAACCATCCTGAAAAGCTGTAACGAAAAAAATGTCCCTATTTTTACCAGCGAAGCCGGTTTGGTACAACGCGGCGCTGTAGCCGCTTTTGGTGCCGATATTTACCAATGGGGATACCAGGCAGGCGTACAGGCAGCTCAATACTTAAAAACGCACAAAACCGACGGCCTGAAATGGGAAATGGTAAAAGTGAGGAAACGGGTATACAATCCCGCTGCGGCAAAAAAATATAACATTACTGTACCAGCAAACTTCGAGGCTGTTAAATAA
- a CDS encoding NUDIX domain-containing protein codes for MPKQSAGILLYRKFNDVLQIFLVHPGGPFWKNKDDGAWSIPKGEYESDEDPLAAAKREFYEETGQSIDGEFIALKPIKQKSGKIVQAYLVEGDIDAHNIKSNLFEIEWPPKTSKMQSFPEVDRAGWFTVDEARVKINVGHVGLVEQLMQVVNK; via the coding sequence ATGCCCAAACAAAGTGCTGGAATACTGCTTTACCGCAAGTTTAACGATGTATTACAGATTTTCCTGGTTCATCCGGGCGGTCCGTTCTGGAAAAATAAGGATGACGGTGCATGGTCAATCCCGAAAGGCGAATATGAGAGCGACGAAGACCCGCTTGCAGCTGCCAAACGCGAGTTTTACGAAGAAACCGGGCAATCTATCGATGGCGAATTTATTGCCCTGAAGCCCATCAAGCAAAAAAGCGGCAAAATAGTACAAGCATATTTGGTGGAAGGAGATATAGATGCCCACAATATTAAGAGCAATTTATTTGAAATAGAATGGCCACCAAAAACTAGCAAAATGCAGTCGTTTCCCGAAGTGGATAGGGCAGGGTGGTTTACTGTTGACGAAGCGAGGGTAAAGATTAATGTGGGGCATGTGGGGTTGGTGGAGCAGTTGATGCAAGTAGTGAATAAATAG
- a CDS encoding SRPBCC family protein, producing the protein MADERWSKFKITADFDTDVRSIYEAWATSAGLEKWFLRKADFYAIAGRLREPDEFIKKEDTYSWYWHGFDDTAVENGQVLENNGSDLLKFTFSGGSIVTVDIQSKYGLTVLELTQENIPEESDPSKNLFVQCQIGWTFYLANLKSVIEGGNDLRNKRLDVASNFK; encoded by the coding sequence ATGGCAGACGAAAGATGGAGTAAATTTAAAATTACTGCGGATTTTGACACCGATGTACGCAGCATTTATGAGGCATGGGCCACTTCGGCCGGCCTCGAAAAATGGTTTTTACGCAAGGCCGATTTTTATGCCATTGCCGGCCGCCTGCGCGAACCCGACGAGTTTATCAAAAAAGAAGATACCTATTCCTGGTACTGGCATGGTTTTGATGATACCGCCGTAGAGAATGGACAGGTACTTGAAAACAATGGCTCCGATTTGCTGAAGTTCACTTTCTCGGGTGGTAGCATTGTTACCGTTGATATCCAAAGCAAGTATGGGTTAACCGTTCTCGAATTAACCCAGGAAAACATCCCGGAGGAAAGCGACCCGTCAAAAAACCTGTTTGTACAATGCCAGATAGGCTGGACATTTTACCTCGCCAACCTAAAATCGGTTATCGAAGGTGGCAACGACCTTCGCAATAAGCGGCTGGATGTCGCCAGCAATTTCAAATAA
- a CDS encoding riboflavin synthase, translating to MFTGIIETLGKITDLKQDQSNLHITVESAIAHELKIDQSVAHNGVCLTVVAVADGLHVVTAIEETLNKTSLSHLKIGEPVNLERCMQMNARLDGHIVQGHVDQTAVCTAFKALDGSWEYTFEYDAASGNVTVEKGSICINGISLTVVNSRANSFSVAIIPYTFEHTNLHNVREGSVVNLEFDIIGKYVARLMNR from the coding sequence ATGTTTACAGGCATTATAGAAACTTTAGGAAAAATAACCGATCTGAAACAGGATCAGAGTAATTTACATATCACGGTTGAATCGGCCATTGCGCACGAGTTAAAAATCGATCAGTCGGTAGCGCACAACGGCGTTTGCCTAACTGTAGTGGCCGTAGCCGACGGCCTGCATGTGGTTACCGCTATTGAAGAAACGCTGAATAAAACCAGCCTGTCGCACCTTAAAATTGGCGAACCGGTAAACCTGGAACGCTGCATGCAAATGAACGCCCGCCTGGATGGCCACATTGTACAAGGCCATGTTGACCAAACCGCCGTTTGTACCGCGTTTAAGGCGCTTGACGGCAGCTGGGAATACACCTTTGAATATGATGCCGCTAGCGGCAATGTAACTGTCGAAAAAGGCTCTATCTGCATAAATGGCATCAGCCTTACCGTGGTAAATTCACGTGCAAACAGCTTTTCGGTTGCCATTATACCCTACACTTTTGAGCACACCAACCTGCACAACGTGCGCGAAGGATCGGTAGTGAACCTGGAGTTTGATATTATAGGTAAGTACGTAGCCCGGTTGATGAATAGGTAG
- a CDS encoding tetratricopeptide repeat protein, which yields MKNIIICLFLACLIKPAIAQQNTVASDALLLDYYQSQRFAEAADLLKQTYPEPVTDIKILGKLAYTSQMAGKLPDAEGYYQRMYVIDSTSKAVLYSLGSINLRRGNHVKALMYYQVLAQKDSTNFYVFKQLAKISQDKNDLDKMTMYLQKANKLNPADADVTSDLSDMYVNLKLNTQAEKVLDGAISQDPENIVLLQSLLKLSYAEKKYDVVKNTCLKLIAAGADNGLVLTKLESAYYNLKQYECSIDAFKRIPEVSQSETSYYIAALAYKELKDQPMAIENLGKAIEAGISPNISDYYTEMADSYDVRKKYKAAIAAYEKALQFDEKPIIYYLMATMYDGSLKNKKMAVKYYKRFMTSKPTVKQQKYVSYAMARVTELSR from the coding sequence ATGAAGAATATAATAATCTGCCTGTTTTTAGCGTGCTTAATTAAACCTGCAATTGCCCAGCAAAACACCGTCGCAAGTGATGCTTTGCTGTTAGATTACTACCAAAGCCAGCGGTTTGCCGAGGCTGCCGACCTGTTAAAGCAAACTTATCCGGAGCCTGTAACCGATATAAAAATACTGGGCAAACTGGCCTACACATCGCAAATGGCCGGCAAGCTGCCCGATGCCGAGGGGTATTACCAACGCATGTATGTGATAGATTCTACCAGTAAGGCGGTGCTTTATAGCCTGGGTTCTATCAATTTAAGGCGGGGCAATCATGTTAAGGCATTAATGTACTACCAGGTATTAGCTCAAAAAGATTCGACCAATTTTTATGTTTTTAAACAGCTGGCAAAAATTAGCCAGGATAAAAACGACCTGGATAAGATGACCATGTACCTGCAAAAAGCCAATAAGCTAAATCCGGCCGATGCGGATGTGACATCGGACTTAAGCGATATGTACGTGAACCTAAAGCTTAACACGCAGGCCGAAAAGGTACTGGACGGGGCCATAAGCCAGGACCCCGAAAACATTGTGCTGTTGCAAAGCCTGCTAAAACTTTCATACGCCGAAAAGAAATATGATGTAGTAAAAAACACCTGTCTGAAACTGATAGCGGCCGGGGCCGATAATGGTTTGGTATTAACTAAACTGGAATCGGCCTATTACAACCTGAAGCAATATGAATGCAGTATTGATGCTTTTAAACGGATCCCGGAAGTAAGCCAATCCGAAACCAGCTACTATATTGCCGCGCTGGCTTATAAAGAACTCAAAGATCAGCCTATGGCGATTGAAAACCTGGGCAAGGCTATTGAAGCAGGAATATCCCCCAATATTAGCGATTATTATACCGAAATGGCCGACAGCTATGACGTGCGAAAAAAATACAAAGCGGCTATAGCGGCCTATGAAAAAGCCCTTCAATTTGATGAGAAGCCGATAATTTATTACCTGATGGCTACGATGTACGATGGATCGCTCAAAAACAAAAAAATGGCCGTTAAGTACTACAAAAGATTCATGACCAGTAAACCAACCGTAAAACAGCAAAAGTATGTAAGCTATGCCATGGCGAGGGTTACAGAGCTATCGCGGTAG